One Thermoanaerobaculia bacterium genomic window carries:
- a CDS encoding cation diffusion facilitator family transporter has translation MEPEGRARAARGLAAALGVSGAILAVEVAGGAIAHSLALWADAGHVLTDVAALSLSYVAVRIAERGASARHTFGLYRAEILAAFVNAQILLVVCGAILWEAWRRLERPEPIAAVPMLAFGAVALAGNLVSVRFLHPHRQDSLNLRGAYLEVAADALASAAVVAAAGAIAVTGKRWIDPALSVAIALFILPRTVSILRQSAHILLEGAPAEVDQPGLTGVLQTLPGVLSVHDLHVWTLTSGVHCASLHVAIGPGTDPSAVLREVEEKLRSDHHVEHATIQIEVREPAECGPLARH, from the coding sequence ATGGAACCCGAAGGGCGCGCCCGGGCGGCCCGGGGGCTCGCCGCCGCGCTGGGCGTTTCCGGGGCGATCCTCGCGGTCGAGGTGGCCGGCGGGGCGATCGCCCACAGCCTCGCGCTCTGGGCGGACGCCGGGCACGTGCTCACGGACGTCGCGGCGCTGTCGCTGTCCTACGTCGCCGTGCGGATCGCCGAGCGCGGGGCGAGCGCTCGCCACACCTTCGGTCTTTACCGCGCCGAGATCCTCGCCGCGTTCGTGAACGCCCAGATCCTCCTCGTCGTGTGCGGAGCGATCCTCTGGGAGGCGTGGCGGCGTCTCGAACGCCCGGAGCCGATCGCCGCGGTGCCGATGCTGGCGTTCGGCGCGGTCGCGCTCGCCGGAAACCTCGTCTCCGTCCGCTTCCTCCATCCCCACCGGCAGGACAGTCTGAACCTCCGAGGCGCGTACCTCGAGGTCGCCGCCGACGCCCTCGCCTCGGCGGCCGTGGTCGCCGCCGCCGGTGCGATCGCGGTCACGGGAAAGCGCTGGATCGATCCCGCCCTCTCCGTCGCCATCGCGCTCTTCATCCTCCCCCGCACGGTGTCCATCCTCCGGCAGTCGGCGCACATCCTCCTGGAAGGCGCGCCGGCGGAGGTCGACCAGCCGGGCCTGACGGGCGTCCTGCAGACGCTCCCCGGGGTGCTCTCGGTGCACGACCTGCACGTCTGGACCCTCACGTCCGGCGTCCACTGCGCGAGCCTCCACGTCGCGATCGGCCCCGGCACCGACCCGTCCGCCGTGCTGCGCGAGGTCGAGGAGAAGCTCCGGAGCGATCACCACGTCGAGCACGCGACGATCCAGATCGAGGTCCGCGAGCCGGCCGAGTGCGGGCCTCTTGCCCGGCACTGA
- a CDS encoding GreA/GreB family elongation factor — protein sequence MDVTDPKKTARGTADEETFAALLAQSAEDLEPLFVITREMKKRGEKEKPRALLARLIEAQEDRGLYRARLETLLEVARAFPARAPSPAEIADAFRLAWPDHPSLEALIAHSLPPKANVVEAAERLRRWLRFAPGDVFFFAGHGAGRVTDLVPAIDAVRFEFETGEKLSLPPGAAAKNLVPLPPGDFRRERLEDREGLRGRSLAGPADAVRHFIESVGRPVTAGEIKDAFSGVVPPEKWTSFWNAARKHPQLVASGSGKNAGYEWRASAEAASDSVREEFAAASVARRLDIARKNTRRPELLPFFAEALAGEGWTAATPAERLEIAFFLEDSRSGVAPPLSAADLVASGGAEIARALPDPALRWKAYRLLRERDPRWVELFTALFSGEDDARALSAIDAALAEGAPEARVELARRIVANPRTAPRAFLWLAERRAELPHASALFGSSALFAMLEALRLPEFAPHRARLKTMFDRGGLALELVAGLADADEAQRLLTAAERAPGLEEFRRDDVKQAVHRRFPELRGPRVEPLYVTPESLETRRAELEQLVGVEMPKNGRAIQEAAAMGDLSENFEYHAARARQEFLSARAATLQQELARARPLDPARVDVSEVRVGTRVVLSAGGRTREAAVLGPWDSRPEEGVYSYQSEFAQKLLGAKPGDTVTIDGEDWRIGSIRPWRDA from the coding sequence ATGGACGTGACGGACCCGAAGAAGACCGCGCGCGGCACCGCCGACGAGGAGACGTTCGCGGCGCTCCTCGCCCAATCCGCGGAGGACCTGGAGCCGCTCTTCGTGATCACCCGGGAGATGAAGAAACGGGGCGAGAAGGAGAAGCCGCGGGCGCTCCTCGCGCGGCTGATCGAGGCCCAGGAGGACCGGGGGCTCTACCGCGCGCGCCTCGAGACGCTCCTGGAGGTCGCGCGGGCGTTCCCGGCCAGGGCCCCGTCGCCGGCGGAGATCGCCGACGCGTTCCGGCTGGCCTGGCCCGATCACCCGTCGCTCGAGGCGCTGATCGCCCATTCCCTGCCTCCGAAGGCGAACGTCGTCGAGGCCGCGGAGCGCCTCCGGCGGTGGCTCCGCTTCGCGCCGGGCGACGTGTTCTTCTTCGCCGGCCACGGCGCGGGGCGCGTAACGGACCTGGTCCCCGCGATCGACGCGGTGCGGTTCGAGTTCGAGACGGGCGAGAAGCTGTCGCTCCCTCCCGGCGCGGCCGCGAAGAACCTCGTGCCGCTCCCGCCCGGCGACTTCCGCCGCGAGCGGCTCGAGGATCGCGAGGGGCTGCGCGGGCGATCGCTCGCCGGCCCGGCGGACGCCGTCCGCCACTTCATCGAGAGCGTCGGCCGTCCCGTCACCGCCGGCGAGATCAAGGACGCGTTCTCGGGGGTTGTCCCTCCGGAGAAGTGGACCTCGTTCTGGAATGCCGCGCGCAAGCACCCCCAGCTCGTCGCGTCGGGCAGCGGCAAGAACGCCGGTTACGAGTGGCGGGCCTCGGCCGAAGCCGCGAGCGACTCGGTGCGCGAGGAATTCGCCGCCGCCTCCGTCGCGCGGCGCCTCGACATCGCCCGGAAGAACACCCGCCGTCCGGAGCTCCTCCCGTTCTTTGCGGAAGCGCTCGCGGGGGAGGGATGGACCGCCGCCACTCCCGCCGAACGCCTGGAGATCGCGTTCTTCCTGGAGGACAGCCGGAGCGGGGTGGCGCCGCCCCTCTCCGCCGCCGACCTCGTCGCTTCGGGCGGCGCGGAGATCGCCCGCGCGCTGCCCGATCCCGCGCTGCGGTGGAAAGCCTACCGTCTCCTGCGGGAGCGGGATCCGCGCTGGGTCGAGCTCTTCACGGCGCTTTTTTCCGGAGAGGACGACGCGAGGGCTCTCTCGGCGATCGACGCGGCGCTGGCCGAGGGAGCGCCGGAAGCGCGCGTCGAGCTCGCGCGCCGGATCGTCGCCAACCCGCGGACCGCGCCGCGCGCGTTCCTCTGGCTCGCGGAGAGGCGGGCGGAGCTGCCGCACGCGTCGGCCCTCTTCGGATCTTCCGCGCTCTTCGCGATGCTCGAAGCGCTCCGCCTTCCGGAGTTCGCCCCGCACCGAGCGCGGCTCAAGACGATGTTCGACCGGGGCGGCCTCGCCCTGGAGCTCGTCGCCGGGCTCGCCGACGCCGACGAGGCGCAGCGGCTGCTGACGGCGGCCGAGCGCGCCCCCGGCCTGGAGGAGTTCCGCCGCGACGACGTCAAGCAGGCGGTCCATCGGCGCTTCCCGGAGCTCCGCGGGCCGCGGGTCGAGCCGCTGTACGTCACGCCGGAATCGCTCGAGACGCGGCGCGCGGAGCTCGAGCAGCTGGTCGGCGTCGAGATGCCGAAGAACGGACGGGCGATCCAGGAGGCGGCCGCGATGGGGGACCTGAGCGAGAATTTCGAGTACCACGCCGCACGGGCCCGCCAGGAGTTTCTCTCCGCCCGCGCCGCGACGTTGCAGCAGGAGCTGGCGCGCGCCCGCCCGCTCGACCCCGCGCGGGTCGACGTTTCCGAGGTGCGGGTCGGGACCCGGGTCGTGTTGTCGGCCGGCGGGCGGACCCGCGAAGCCGCGGTCCTCGGACCCTGGGATTCGCGGCCGGAGGAGGGCGTCTACTCGTACCAGTCCGAGTTCGCGCAGAAGCTCCTCGGGGCGAAACCGGGCGACACGGTGACGATCGACGGCGAGGATTGGCGGATCGGCTCGATCCGCCCCTGGAGAGACGCCTGA
- a CDS encoding DUF547 domain-containing protein: MADRLDPPLERRLTRGAPRTRAALLFASALLGAAGGRAETPVTTFPSEIPPTEWTALLEKYVDSRGLVAYARWKADAADRRRLAAYAGRLGERGGALSGDAKLAILINAYNAFIIETVLDRYPVDSIRSIGDAFTARTHRIGGALHSLDEIEHTAIGLGGYRAHAAMVCASRSCPPLDRRAWEASDLPAHLDARMRAWMARPDLWTFEPDRKTVRAPKYLDWYRADFEKAGIARMLAAYGPPRHRDWLARGDFRVVYLDYDWGLNDQAPPRSVRE; the protein is encoded by the coding sequence TTGGCGGATCGGCTCGATCCGCCCCTGGAGAGACGCCTGACCCGCGGCGCGCCGCGCACGCGGGCGGCGCTGCTGTTCGCTTCGGCGCTCCTGGGAGCCGCGGGCGGCCGCGCGGAGACTCCGGTCACGACGTTCCCTTCCGAAATTCCTCCGACGGAATGGACGGCGCTCCTCGAGAAGTACGTGGATTCCCGGGGTCTTGTCGCCTACGCCCGGTGGAAGGCCGATGCGGCGGACCGCCGCCGGCTCGCGGCGTACGCCGGCAGGCTCGGCGAGAGGGGGGGCGCGCTCTCCGGCGACGCGAAGCTCGCGATCCTGATCAACGCCTACAACGCGTTCATCATCGAAACGGTCCTCGACCGCTATCCGGTGGACTCGATCCGCTCGATCGGCGACGCGTTCACGGCGCGCACGCACCGGATCGGCGGAGCGCTCCATTCGCTCGACGAGATCGAGCACACGGCGATCGGGCTCGGCGGATACCGCGCGCACGCCGCGATGGTGTGCGCGTCGCGCTCCTGCCCGCCGCTCGACCGGCGAGCGTGGGAGGCGAGCGACCTGCCGGCGCATCTCGACGCGCGGATGCGCGCGTGGATGGCGCGCCCCGATCTCTGGACGTTCGAGCCGGACCGGAAGACGGTGCGCGCGCCGAAGTATCTCGACTGGTATCGCGCGGATTTCGAGAAGGCGGGGATCGCCCGAATGCTCGCCGCGTACGGGCCGCCGCGGCACCGCGACTGGCTCGCGCGCGGCGATTTCCGGGTCGTGTATCTCGATTATGATTGGGGGCTGAACGACCAGGCTCCGCCGCGCTCCGTCCGGGAATAA
- the trxA gene encoding thioredoxin, which yields MSENVREVSDESFDSEVVKSATPVFVDFWAPWCGPCRSVAPIVEELASQYQGKVKVAKINVDDSPEVAQKFMVTSIPTFILFKNGEAADRTMGAMPKGQFQQFIDRNL from the coding sequence ATGTCTGAAAACGTCCGGGAAGTTTCCGACGAGTCGTTCGACAGCGAAGTCGTCAAGAGCGCGACGCCGGTGTTCGTGGACTTCTGGGCGCCGTGGTGCGGCCCCTGTCGATCGGTCGCCCCGATCGTCGAGGAGCTCGCGAGCCAGTACCAGGGGAAGGTGAAGGTCGCCAAGATCAACGTGGACGACTCGCCCGAGGTCGCGCAGAAATTCATGGTGACGTCGATCCCGACGTTCATCCTGTTCAAGAACGGCGAGGCCGCCGACCGCACGATGGGGGCGATGCCGAAGGGTCAGTTCCAGCAGTTCATCGACCGCAACCTCTGA